A stretch of the Uranotaenia lowii strain MFRU-FL chromosome 3, ASM2978415v1, whole genome shotgun sequence genome encodes the following:
- the LOC129752020 gene encoding clavesin-2-like — translation NPTNYEPYEFKLSDKFRKLAKEELREDDEIREQALAKLREWIAKHPYIRKCRTDANFLLRFLRFRKFSIPQAQEAIEKYLVMRQTFPKWFQKLDCNEQLMRSAIDDGVLIPLGQDEEGRQVIWAHFGNFDVEKMDPIAEFRYTMMFMEMMLEDEEFQIAGVRGWVDYSNSTMKHYGIWGISDMKLLMEAVNHMIPFRIRGIHGVKLPKYAVAIANLCLSFASPKLKSRISCHSTVLDSKKHFEQSLWPREYGGLVDVDQKLREVKRRLAERREAILALDDMEIDIEHYSSQWEHHLKKDSHIQKVEIDAGVAGCFRKLEVD, via the exons AATCCCACCAATTATGAACCATATGAGTTCAAACTCTCGGATAAATTCCGTAAACTGGCCAAGGAGGAACTTCGCGAGGACGATGAAATCCGGGAACAGGCCCTGGCCAAGCTGAGGGAATGGATCGCAAAGCATCCTTACATCCGCAAGTGTCGAACCGATGCCAACTTTCTGTTACGGTTTTTGCGATTTCGGAAGTTTTCGATCCCACAGGCCCAGGAGGCCATCGAGAAGTATTTGGTCATGAGACAAACTTTCCCAAAGTGGTTCCAGAAGCTAGACTGTAACGAACAGCTGATGCGAAGTGCGATCGATGATGGCGTGCTGATCCCATTGGGACAAGATGAGGAAGGTCGACAGGTCATTTGGGCTCATTTCGGAAACTTCGATGTGGAGAAAATGGATCCGATAGCAGAGTTTCGATACACGATGATGTTCATGGAAATGATGCTGGAAGATGAGGAGTTCCAGATTGCCGGCGTCAGAGGTTGGGTAGATTATTCGAACAGCACCATGAAACATTACGGGATCTGGGGTATTTCGGATATGAAACTGCTGATGGAAGCTGTCAATCACATGATACCGTTTCGTATTCGAGGGATACACGGAGTCAAGCTTCCCAAATACGCTGTAGCCATTGCCAATCTTTGTCTATCCTTTGCGTCACCAAAACTCAAATCAAGAATAAGT TGCCACAGTACGGTTCTCGATTCGAAAAAGCACTTTGAGCAATCGCTCTGGCCTCGCGAATACGGTGGCCTGGTGGATGTGGACCAGAAGTTACGGGAGGTCAAGCGACGGTTGGCCGAAAGAAGGGAAGCGATTTTGGCCCTCGACGATATGGAAATTGATATCGAGCACTATTCTTCGCAATGGGAACATCACCTGAAGAAAGATTCGCACATTCAGAAAGTGGAAATCGATGCCGGGGTTGCCGGTTGCTTCCGGAAGTTGGAGGTTGACTAG